The Prunus dulcis chromosome 5, ALMONDv2, whole genome shotgun sequence genomic sequence ACCAGCATATACGGATCTTCACTGGGTAAGCTCCAATTCTCCCTTTTTGTGCCATTctaatttgtctatatttcaatatcCTGTTTGatagtattttttttactaCAATTTTCCCACTTCCTTCTATGATAAGTATTCTGCATGTTTTTGTAGCCttcaaatatttgaattgtttgtattttttagttaatatGTTAATTTTCTCTTCAGGGAATGTTTGTGCCTTTCATTAAAGGATCTGGTACTGAGGAGCAGCAAAAGAAATGGTTGCCGTTGGCATATAAGATGCAAATTATTGGTTGCTATGCACAGACTGAACTTGGTCATGGCTCCAATGTTCAAGGGCTTGAGACCACTGCAACTTTTGATCCAAAGACTGACGAGTTTGTTCTTAATAGTCCTACACTCACTTCAAGCAAAGTGagtaattttaataatgttgcttttttgttttcttctgattttttttcttttgagtgaaattttAGTATCTATGATAACAAGCTTGTGATGGGAATTGTGCTTAGTGTCATTTTGATCTAGATATTTTCAACCATAATGTGGTGGTTATATTTTTCGTTGATTGAAATATCTAGTTTAGGCACTTATTTTCCTTCCTTATTGGTTGTGAATAGTGGTGGCCTGGTGGTTTGGGAAAAGCTGCTACACATGCTGTTGCTTTTGCCCGTCTTATTACTGATGGAAAAGACCATGGAGTAAATGGTAACGACCAAGTGTAACATTGTTTGGAACTTCTATCGTGAAGTGAATGGTctattgattttaattataGAACCAATTCTCTTGTTTTAGGTTTCATTGTCCAACTTCGGAACTTGGATGATCACTTACCTCTTCCAGGCATAACAGTTGGTGATATCGgcatgaaatttggaaatggagCATACAACTCCATGGACAATGGTGTCCTGAGATTTGATAATGTCCGCATACCAAGGGATCAAATGTTGATGAGGTATCCACTTTGTATGCATTGTACTTGATGATAGATAGGATTGTTGTGCTTGAGTGCCCATATTTCTTATTCAAAGAGGTAGAAAGGATGGCTATTCTCATGTTCTTCTCAAATGTGCCAGGGTCGCACAAGTTAcaagagaaggaaaatatgTCCAATCCAATGTTCCCCGACAGCTACTTTAtggaacaatggtttttgtgcGGCAAACAATTGTAGCTGATGCTTCCACTGCTCTATCACGGGCAGTATGTATTGCCACTAGGTATAGTGCTGTTCGTCGACAGTTTGGTTCAGAAAATGGTGGTGTTGAGACACAGGTATCTGATGGAACATTGCCTCATAAAGTTTGTTATCCTCTGCATGATTTTGTCCTGAAGATGTGTTGTATTTTGGTTCGTGTTTTGTTCCAGGTGATCGATTACAAGACTCAGCAAAGTAGGCTCTTCCCTTTGCTGGCTTCCGCATATGCTTTCAGATTTGTTGGTGAGTGGTTGAAATGGCTATATACGGATGTAACACAAAAGTTGCAAGCAAATGATTTCTCCACATTGCCTGAAGCTCATGCATGCACTGCGGGTCTGAAGTCACTGACTACTTCTGCAACTGCTGTAGGATATTATTGCTGCTCTTTATTCTTCTATGTTTTAGCTTTCTTTTTGAGGCCCATGAAGCTTTTGGGTGACAGCAAACATATACTTCCCGTCCCATTGACagaaactctctctctctctctctctcacaatttctttttttgacaGGATGCCATTGAAGAATGTCGGAAATTATGTGGTGGGCATGGTTATTTATCTAACAGTGGGCTTCCTGAGTTATTTGCTGTTTATGTCCCGGCATGTACATATGAAGGAGACAATATTGTTCTACTACTACAGGTCAATGGATTATGAAGCCTTGTTTTACTTGCTTTTGACTGGACCTTTACCTTGCCTTCTGGCTTATTCCATGCCTGTACTACTATACTCTAAGAGCTGCTTTTGACTTTACTCAATAACTTGTCTCTGACTTTTGCCATGCGTGTTATACTGTGGCCTAAGAGTGTAGGAAAATGTGCTCGcaaattgtgtatattttaacGAACCATAGTTCCTATGTTGCATGTTCATGGTTGGAGCCTACATACTACCTTCagtatttatattttgtgtgCTGAcatatttctcaaattttttttaggttgCAAGGTTTCTCATGAAGACTGTTTCTCAGCTGCCGTCTGGTAAAAAGCCTGTCGGAACCACATCTTATATGGGCCGTGCGGAACATTTGATCCAATGTCGTTGTAATGTTCAGAAAGGTTGAGTATAAGTATTCTTAATCTACATGCCTTTGTTACCTCTTTCACGTCATGAAGCACAGGGATAAATtttaaccctaaaccctaaattttacaCTTACGTGGGTTGGTCTTTCTTGCCTTAGTTGTTTAGTCTGTATTTTCAATGTCATGCAGTTGAAGATTGGTTGAAACCCAGTGTGATACTTGAGGCATTTGAAGCAAGGGCGATTAGGATGTCAATTGCCTGTGCCCAAGACCTTAGCAAGTTTTCAAATCAAGAAGAAggtctgtattttttttcatttctgaattttctaattttgtctttcttttaatGAGGAACAGAAGAAATTGTCGCCTATAATCTTAAGGGAATACTTGAGACATTGTAgaatcattttttaaaatctgtTTGACACCTCAGTTAGATTTTTTTAGTTAATTTAGTTCATGTAACATTAACTATTCAGTTATATGAAGCTGCTTGGTTATTTTTATTCATGCATCATGCTGTGCGATTCTGATGATTCTGATGCATTTCCAATTGTTCAGGCTTTGCGGAACTCTCGTCTAATTTAGCTGAGGCAGCAGTTGCTCACTGCCAATTGATTGTCGTCTCCAAGTAggtttcttcctttttataaTGACCTTTGAATAAAGTTTTGGACTTAAAAACCCTGCTTTGGGTTTGACCTCCTCTCTGCGGTACCTTTGTTGAAGATTATTTCTGTACCTCCTATTACTAATTTAGATAGCTGTTATTAAGTTCTCCACTTTGTTAATCGTGTAATGAAGCTTTTATTTCATGATAGGTTCATTGAGAAACTCCAACAAGACATTCCAGGGAAGGGAGTGAAAGAACAGCTTCAGAACCTCTGCAACATATATGCTTTGTATATTATTCATAAACATTTGGGTGATTTCCTCTCCACTGGCAGCATCACAGCCAAGCAAGCTTCGCTCGCCAATGATCAACTTAGATCTCTATATTCCAAGGTTTGCCCCATCGAACTTTTCTTGAAGGTCTACTTGTTCATTCATTAAAGTAGCTGTCGTCTGATAACTGTATCTTGACTTATTGCAGCTCCGTCCCAATGCCATTGCCCTTGTTGATGCATTTAATTATACTGATCACTATCTCGGCTCGGTTCTTGGCCGCTATGACGGTGATGTTTACCCGAATCTTTATGCGGAGGCATGGAAGGATCCTCTTAATGAATCAGTTGTGCCCGATGGCTATCGGGAATATATCCAGCCTTTGCTGAAGAACCAACTCCGAAATGCTAGACTATGATTTTTACCGTGGTGTCAGAGGTTCAATCCATGCTAATAAAGCTAGCAGTTACTTGCTGTTCACATTGTATTGTCATATTTATGCAACTACAATGACTAGTTCCAGGATATGGGAAACAAAAGGTTTTATATTGTTCTTGATAAATGTCGCCAGCAGtattaataaaaaacatatatattaagtTTTGGTTTATACTTTAATTTGACGGCAGTTCTCATATTCCACCTCTTATACCACACCCGGGTAGTGCTGCTATTTGAACCACATTTGATTCCACTATTATGCTAACCACTAAAGTAGGCACGGAAATACCGAGCGAATTACGTTGTGTAGTGATCACTACAGCTTATACCTATTAACAGAGTTCATGTGAGCTGCATCTCCCCACAATCCTAGCCCCTACGAATTGTGACTTCTCAGCCAACCCCCTATGACATTACCCGTTCATTCTGAAATTTCCATGCCAAACATGGTTTTATCCAGTAGCCCGAAACCCTAAATCTCTTCCTCTTTTACACTCTTAACGGGCACATATTCAATAAAATGGTGGTTTCAATGGGAATTGGAGGTCAGGAAAGCAATGGCAGTGCTGACACCACAAACAACCTTAAAACATCTGAGTGACACTTTTATTACTATATATGTTACTTCAGCAAAAGCTCCACAGTTCTacatcaaaacaaagagaatgaaaatTTATGATATATAACATTTTACTTTGTTCCACACTTGCGACTGACAGGTCCAGACCTGTAGCCACCCTTACAAGGCTTGCCCCAAGGTGTTACAGAAGGCCTCCCCTTGCTCTTTCCCTCACCCTCCACCATGTGGATGATCAATAGGGTTCATTGCCACTCCCCGAACCTTGGGCCGGCGGTTCTTGTGCTGATTTCCTGAATTTGGCCCACTTGGAACCGACCCGATTGTGGCCCGGCACTTAGAATCTATCCACTTCTCAACATAGGAAGTCAGCTTCACCAAACATCCTGCTGATGAGGGTTCTTTCAAAATGGTTGAGTTCCTGGTGCTCGAACCAACTTGCCACCTTGACCCGGCCTCATCTCGATGTTGTGTATCTTGGCCCCAATGTGCATGGCACCAAGAGGCATGCAACGTCCCAATTGTGAATTGATACTGATTTGTGCTAGCGCACCACGACACATAATCGGTGGAGAGTGTGCGACGGGCAGTGGTACCGCTGGTTGCGACGGAGGACCCTATTGAAGAGGGTTGAGGAAGCTGCTTGAGCTCTCCACCAAGTCATTGGATCCACTTCTAGggttttcttccttctcttttcttctcatgcAAGCTACAAccccaaataaataaaggaaacACACACATGTTGAGCTATTTCATGAGACCATTGCCTATTAAAAGATATCTCTGATTGAGGCTTTTCCAACGGGTCAGGTCAAACAATGGGCTAGTTTTGAGCTTACGATTTTGGGTTGAGCTTCAAGttggttctttttttgtttttggtgtgtGAAAATCTTAGGCTTTGGGCTTAATGTAATCATAGCAAGTACATTATATGGCATGGCTTAAACTCCAAACTAAGGCCCCATTGAATTTGTCGGCCtacaaatttccttttttggaACATACACGATTCACGACCAAAGGAGATACCggccaaggaaaaaaaacaagatcaaagagaaaggaaaggaacaAGCTGGAAAGGTAAGTAGCCAGTGTGAGAGTAAATACTCTCGACTAGGCCCCGTTAGTCATGAACATTTTCCTGATACCTCCCGAATTACCGAAGATAGGGAATAGTGTCTCGAGATAGGGAAGTTTTTTCTCGATGTTACCATCTCGTACTGTGCCAAGTGATGTGCCCTTCCACTACCCTGTctcttagagcatttccacccctatgggcaagggcaaggcaaGTGCAAGGTGAATAGTGACAGCCCTTGCAATTTTGTTTCCACCTCTATGGGCTAGGGCAATGataattactattcacatgagatatgatgagataaatttgtatagagtttttggtgtgggaagtaaAAAatatggttaggtatttataaaaaataaaaataaaaaataaaaagaaatctgaaatttttggtattcttttcattttttttttggttgttgacGTCAGCATTGTGTCATTTTTCCCAGGCAGCAGCTTGGGCTAAACTTGCCTAGGTTGCTAGGGCCCACTATTTGCCCGGGTTGGAACTCTTGCATTGGAGCTGCCTTTGGTTGCTTGGGTCCCCTCTTGCCAGGGCTCCTCCTCAgcggtggaagtgctcttaatTATAATGCGAATGGTCTAGCTGTAAAAACCTTGGTTCAACCTATATAGCTAATAATGTCTGAAATGAGATATGagaaaatgaatttgtatagagtttttgGTGTAGGAAGTAAAGAATATGGCTacgtatttatttttattttttaaaaaaaatcagaattttttttttcaattttgttgttgttgctaaCGTCATTCTGACGTCAGCATTGTGTCATTTTGCCTAATTAGCAGCTCGGGCTGAACTTGCTCGTGGGCTTACCCAGGTTGCTGGGGCCCATTGTTTGCTTGGGCTGGAACTATTGCGCTGGAGCTGCCTTTGGTTGCTTGGGCCCCCTCTTGCCAGAGCTCCTCCTCAgtggtggaagtgctcttaatTATAATGCGAATGGTCTAGCCTTAAAAACCATAATCCAACCTATATACCTAATAATGTCTGAAATAAGATatgaggagatgaatttgtatagagtttttgGTGTGAGAAGTAAAGAATATGACTagttatttataaataaatctaaaatttttggtattcttttcaatttttttcaattttttttggttgctgacGTCATTATGACGTTAGTATTGTATCATTTTATTCAGGCAATAACTCGAGCTGAACTTGCCCGTGGACTTTTCCAGGTCCACTGTTTGCCCAGGCTGGAACTCTTGTGCTGGAGCTGCCTTTGGTTGCTTAGGCCCCCTCTTGCCAGAGCTCCTCAGCGGTGAAAGTGCTCTTAATTATAATGCGAATGGTCCAGCCCTAAAAACTCTGGTCCAACCTATATAGCTAATAATGTCATAAATGACACGGCAGCTAATTTCATGACCCATGTAGAGTCTGGACCATTTCAACAACTCCTTCTACACCAACTTGAAAAGCTTCCACAATGCCACAAATTCTGCAACCGTAGCACTCTAGCCACACACTCCATTCTCATAGACCAACCTGCCATAAAATCACCATTattgtttctgttttccaaATGTAATCCCAAAAGCTAGCTCATATGCTAATTTTGAAACTTACATCAGTTGCCTGAGGATTCACATCATGGACATTCAAAACTTGGCAATTAATCAGAACTTACATCAGTTgcttgaggtttttttttggttttttgtttttttgtttttttgtttttttttggtttttttggttttttgcaTTAGTTCAAACTCCACAGCCTGTGGAGGAGATGTAGAGAAGTGCTCTTTTGGTcacacaataatttatttattttttggtcgaagTTTCAATTCATTGCAATCCCTCAAAAGGGTAGAGAACAGTGCAAACAAAGCCGGGTAAAAACACCGGCCAGAAAACCAACAAGAAACAAACATGAACAAATCTAGCTAAAACCAGTACAATATAGCATGAAGATCATGTTCCCGagtaaaaaactaaaacatcaAAAGCCAACAAAAGCATATAGCCCAAAGAGGCATTACGCCCACAATCTTAACATGTTctatttattgttaaattatCAATCAAAATTATTGAGTAGATAGACTTACATATGAATCATGAATGttttaattgataatttaaCTTTAtctcaccaaaaaaaaaaaaaaaaaacttctgcCCTAGAAATTATATATGAGTGTAGGGTTTCTTATTTAGATAAGAAAAATGATAAGAATCGTATTCCAATTACGGGATACATTGTTGTATAACTTCGGCTAAAAATCACTAGTTATTTCGACTTTGGGAAAGATGCATATATTGGTACACCTACGAGGACACCTTATTTGATTCAACTTTCGAGTAATTTTTTTACCACAAACAcacaaatgaatgaaaaagacGGTTTTCATGTGCTGCCTTTGAACAAGGTCGTCCACTACGGCGGACTTAAAAGGAGGAGTTGCAGGATATCGATTCCAATTGTCAGAGGTCGTCGTCCTCGTTCTTTGAAGTTTCTAAAGTTAAAAATGTGGTGTCATTGTCAGTAGTGTTGAATTTGTTTCTGGAGAGCAAATTATTGTAGGcacaaataatttacaacaatGACAGTCCTGTAATCAAATCAATGCTTGCATACTAAATTATTGTAGGCAC encodes the following:
- the LOC117627674 gene encoding peroxisomal acyl-coenzyme A oxidase 1; translation: MEGVDHLAHERSKAQFDVDQMKVVWVGSRHALQVSDRIARLVASDPVLRKDDRTMMTRKELFKNTLRKAAHGWKRINELRLSEEEASWFRHYVDQPAYTDLHWGMFVPFIKGSGTEEQQKKWLPLAYKMQIIGCYAQTELGHGSNVQGLETTATFDPKTDEFVLNSPTLTSSKWWPGGLGKAATHAVAFARLITDGKDHGVNGFIVQLRNLDDHLPLPGITVGDIGMKFGNGAYNSMDNGVLRFDNVRIPRDQMLMRVAQVTREGKYVQSNVPRQLLYGTMVFVRQTIVADASTALSRAVCIATRYSAVRRQFGSENGGVETQVIDYKTQQSRLFPLLASAYAFRFVGEWLKWLYTDVTQKLQANDFSTLPEAHACTAGLKSLTTSATADAIEECRKLCGGHGYLSNSGLPELFAVYVPACTYEGDNIVLLLQVARFLMKTVSQLPSGKKPVGTTSYMGRAEHLIQCRCNVQKVEDWLKPSVILEAFEARAIRMSIACAQDLSKFSNQEEGFAELSSNLAEAAVAHCQLIVVSKFIEKLQQDIPGKGVKEQLQNLCNIYALYIIHKHLGDFLSTGSITAKQASLANDQLRSLYSKLRPNAIALVDAFNYTDHYLGSVLGRYDGDVYPNLYAEAWKDPLNESVVPDGYREYIQPLLKNQLRNARL